In Georgenia soli, a genomic segment contains:
- a CDS encoding polysaccharide biosynthesis tyrosine autokinase translates to MSFAEYVVLLQRRWRIWVSMILVGLLVALALNLVSQKKYTATATSFVTVADAEATGSGEIFQGSQFTVQRMASYSALSRSPQVLQAVIDELDLDVSPRALRQMVEVTSPADSVLLQVSVEDHDPRQAADIADEMSRQLGVMIEELETPRGLASSAVKVTLTQEAEVPAEPSSPRGMLNLLLGVVAGAALGVVLALLRHVLDRRLKTAEDVRAITDVSPLGPTVASREARAAPLVALDYRTAAAEQYRTIRSALNLADVDHELRHFVVSSPMPGHGGTTVAGNLAISWALAGAEVCLVDSGLRRPAVTRLFGVEGSVGLTDVLVGDVDLDQALVPWQDGTLSILPAGSLPPDPVALLGSQAMAGLVAELRSRFDVVIYDSDPMIAATDAIVLARALDGLVLVVRSGTTTRDHLAACLEKVREARVPLLGTVLFAVRMSRRARRSYLAVDREGPRAELAGCGAAGGRSAGRRSQPAEQPPEPEQLLEPKRLPEPEREPESRAPDAGSPVRPQAHLSPQVRARVRPQGRPQSGSHVESR, encoded by the coding sequence ATGTCCTTCGCGGAGTACGTGGTCCTTCTGCAGAGACGCTGGCGGATCTGGGTGTCCATGATCCTCGTCGGGCTGCTCGTCGCGCTCGCGCTCAACCTGGTCTCGCAGAAGAAGTACACCGCTACCGCCACCTCCTTCGTCACGGTCGCTGACGCGGAGGCCACGGGGTCGGGCGAGATCTTCCAGGGATCGCAGTTCACGGTGCAGCGCATGGCCTCCTACTCGGCGCTGAGCCGGAGCCCGCAGGTCCTGCAGGCCGTCATCGACGAGCTCGACCTCGACGTCTCGCCGCGCGCACTCCGGCAGATGGTGGAGGTGACCAGCCCGGCCGACAGCGTCCTGCTCCAGGTGTCCGTCGAGGACCACGACCCGCGGCAGGCCGCCGACATCGCCGACGAGATGTCCCGGCAGCTGGGGGTGATGATCGAGGAGCTCGAGACCCCGCGCGGTCTGGCCTCGTCGGCGGTCAAGGTCACCCTGACCCAGGAGGCCGAGGTGCCCGCCGAGCCCTCCTCGCCGCGCGGGATGCTCAATCTGCTCCTTGGCGTCGTCGCAGGCGCCGCGCTCGGCGTCGTGCTCGCGCTGCTGAGGCACGTGCTCGACCGGCGGCTCAAGACAGCTGAGGACGTCCGCGCGATCACCGACGTCTCTCCGCTCGGTCCCACGGTCGCCTCACGAGAGGCGCGGGCCGCGCCCCTCGTCGCGCTGGACTACCGGACGGCGGCGGCGGAGCAGTACCGCACCATCAGGAGCGCGCTGAACCTGGCGGACGTCGACCACGAGCTCCGCCACTTCGTCGTGAGCTCGCCGATGCCGGGGCACGGCGGGACGACCGTCGCCGGCAACCTGGCGATCAGCTGGGCCCTGGCCGGCGCCGAGGTGTGCCTCGTGGACTCCGGCCTGCGACGCCCGGCCGTCACCCGCCTGTTCGGGGTCGAGGGCTCGGTCGGCCTCACGGACGTGCTGGTCGGCGACGTCGACCTCGACCAGGCGCTCGTGCCCTGGCAGGACGGGACGCTCAGCATCCTCCCCGCCGGGTCCCTGCCCCCCGACCCGGTGGCGCTGCTCGGCTCGCAGGCGATGGCGGGCCTCGTGGCCGAGCTCCGGTCACGCTTCGACGTCGTCATCTACGACTCCGACCCCATGATCGCGGCCACGGACGCGATCGTGCTGGCGCGGGCCCTCGACGGCCTGGTGCTGGTGGTCCGTTCCGGCACCACCACGAGGGACCACCTCGCGGCGTGCCTGGAGAAGGTGCGCGAGGCCCGGGTGCCTCTGCTCGGGACGGTGCTGTTCGCCGTGAGGATGTCCCGCCGGGCCAGGCGCTCGTACCTCGCCGTGGACCGCGAGGGACCACGCGCCGAGCTGGCGGGGTGCGGGGCGGCCGGCGGGCGATCGGCCGGCCGGAGGTCACAGCCCGCCGAGCAGCCGCCCGAGCCGGAGCAGCTTCTGGAGCCGAAGCGACTGCCCGAGCCGGAGCGGGAACCGGAGTCACGAGCGCCGGACGCCGGGTCACCGGTCCGGCCGCAGGCGCATCTCAGCCCGCAGGTCCGGGCGCGGGTCCGGCCGCAGGGCCGGCCGCAGTCCGGGTCCCACGTCGAGTCCCGCTAG
- a CDS encoding O-antigen ligase family protein, which yields MTQATRLSPPIPAPGPETRRAGGVPGAPGPAVLGAAEPGPTVRTLTLRPFPLFLTCLLLVVSAVPWRKGSFYSGGVDAVVVAKAALTVIAVVITLLMRRPPGAWSRMRAAPVLWLGTYLLISVVGGVLNADGLPAVVLAARLALLAFALVMITVSHPWHAVVSSLSSAMLLLAGFGSLTGLGSLAETGRLYGGIPPLNANEICLLVSVPVIVLFWKSVHGTASRLEFFALGPLLAVIWLTGARTGFTVLVVVLVLLVLLAPRVPPRVVAGIAATVPVALAVTFLTPYVAAFAGRGDLAGVTTLNSRTVAWRAAFDYNDTLSEMLVGSGLALKKIPVTALYRDEQMLDSTWVSAMLQVGYLGMVVLLLFVLATIVRAFRLSQPERLLVAAPALLVSIVSVLESGMFDTAPAFIVFFTMSMLAHRIVDRPSGTRRGTRTAAGPAAGPAPGPAG from the coding sequence ATGACGCAGGCGACCCGGTTGTCGCCGCCGATCCCTGCCCCCGGGCCGGAGACGCGCCGCGCGGGCGGGGTGCCCGGCGCACCCGGTCCGGCAGTGCTTGGCGCGGCCGAGCCCGGCCCGACGGTGCGGACCCTGACGCTCCGGCCGTTCCCGCTCTTCCTCACCTGCCTGCTGCTCGTCGTCTCGGCGGTGCCGTGGCGCAAGGGGTCCTTCTACTCCGGGGGTGTGGACGCCGTCGTCGTCGCCAAGGCGGCACTGACGGTGATCGCGGTCGTCATCACGCTGCTGATGCGCCGCCCCCCGGGCGCCTGGAGCCGGATGCGTGCCGCACCGGTGCTCTGGCTCGGGACCTACCTGCTGATCTCCGTCGTCGGCGGGGTGCTCAACGCCGACGGCCTGCCGGCCGTCGTGCTGGCGGCGCGGCTGGCGCTCCTGGCGTTCGCCCTGGTGATGATCACCGTCAGCCACCCCTGGCACGCCGTCGTCAGCTCGCTGAGCAGCGCCATGCTGCTGCTGGCCGGCTTCGGGTCGCTGACGGGCCTGGGGTCCCTCGCGGAGACGGGACGCCTCTACGGGGGCATCCCGCCGCTGAACGCCAACGAGATCTGCCTGCTGGTCAGCGTGCCCGTGATCGTGCTGTTCTGGAAGTCGGTCCACGGCACCGCGTCGCGCCTGGAGTTCTTCGCGCTCGGGCCGCTGCTCGCCGTGATCTGGCTGACCGGTGCACGGACCGGCTTCACCGTGCTGGTTGTGGTGCTGGTGCTGCTCGTCCTCCTCGCCCCGCGGGTGCCTCCCCGGGTCGTCGCCGGGATCGCCGCGACGGTGCCGGTGGCGCTCGCCGTCACGTTTCTCACCCCGTACGTCGCCGCGTTCGCCGGGCGCGGCGATCTGGCGGGCGTCACCACGCTCAACTCGCGCACCGTGGCGTGGCGCGCCGCGTTCGACTACAACGACACCCTGTCCGAGATGCTGGTCGGCAGCGGCCTCGCCCTGAAGAAGATCCCGGTCACCGCCCTGTACCGCGACGAGCAGATGCTGGACAGCACGTGGGTGTCCGCGATGCTCCAGGTCGGCTACCTCGGCATGGTCGTCCTGCTGCTGTTCGTGCTCGCCACCATCGTGCGCGCCTTCCGGCTGTCGCAGCCGGAGCGCCTGCTGGTGGCCGCGCCGGCCCTGCTGGTGTCGATCGTGAGCGTTCTCGAGAGCGGCATGTTCGACACCGCCCCCGCCTTCATCGTCTTCTTCACCATGTCCATGCTCGCCCACCGGATCGTGGACCGGCCTAGCGGGACTCGACGTGGGACCCGGACTGCGGCCGGCCCTGCGGCCGGACCCGCGCCCGGACCTGCGGGCTGA
- a CDS encoding GNAT family N-acetyltransferase, whose protein sequence is MEPYTVRREDDFDFTSDEYEDLYNRAGATPFQHGRWLTTLYETLAPRRGARKLVVTVRDDRGRLVLALPMVRRREGPLRLLELADLGVNDYAAPLLDPQHAALLAGDGLARRVRSALGGFDLLRIERVVDSPDPFLAVLAGARAKRHAYSTHLIELAGTVEEWRAGLPPPFARHLERKYKRLRPKGERRLRVVTDPAEVGPAMDRLRRFRAARFAERRGTDLVQEEDFYAFYCAAARHSVRGGPGRLVVLEVGGEAVAVAFDLVDGTGELFLLVGYDVERLRNYSLGLLIVDELVRDAIGQGRRYFDLTVGDEPYKADFGARPRPLFEIRVARTPLGVAGMLARDGYLLTRRTAKRAVLAYEERRRSPGPGEG, encoded by the coding sequence ATGGAGCCGTACACGGTGCGCCGGGAGGACGACTTCGACTTCACCTCCGACGAGTACGAGGACCTGTACAACCGTGCGGGCGCGACGCCGTTCCAGCACGGCCGGTGGCTCACCACCCTCTACGAGACCCTCGCTCCTCGGCGAGGCGCGCGGAAGCTGGTCGTCACCGTGCGCGACGACCGGGGCAGGCTCGTGCTGGCGCTCCCGATGGTGCGTCGTCGGGAGGGCCCCCTGCGGCTGCTTGAGCTCGCCGACCTCGGGGTGAACGACTACGCGGCACCGCTGCTCGACCCGCAGCATGCCGCGCTGCTCGCCGGGGACGGGCTGGCACGGCGGGTCCGCTCCGCCCTCGGCGGGTTCGACCTGCTGCGGATCGAGCGTGTCGTCGACTCCCCCGACCCGTTCCTCGCCGTGCTCGCCGGGGCGCGGGCGAAACGGCACGCCTACAGCACGCACCTCATCGAGCTGGCCGGCACGGTCGAGGAGTGGCGCGCCGGCCTGCCCCCTCCGTTCGCCCGGCACCTGGAGCGCAAGTACAAGCGCCTGCGCCCCAAGGGCGAACGCCGGCTCCGCGTCGTCACCGACCCGGCCGAGGTGGGGCCGGCCATGGACCGGCTGCGCCGCTTCCGCGCCGCCCGGTTCGCGGAGCGGCGCGGCACCGACCTGGTCCAGGAGGAGGACTTCTACGCGTTCTACTGCGCGGCCGCACGGCACAGCGTGCGCGGCGGTCCCGGGCGTCTCGTCGTGCTGGAGGTCGGCGGCGAGGCGGTCGCGGTGGCGTTCGACCTGGTCGACGGCACGGGAGAGCTGTTCCTGCTCGTCGGCTACGACGTGGAGCGGCTGCGCAACTACTCGCTCGGGCTGCTGATCGTCGACGAGCTGGTGCGCGACGCGATCGGCCAGGGACGGCGGTACTTCGACCTCACCGTGGGCGACGAGCCGTACAAGGCCGACTTCGGCGCGCGTCCCAGGCCCCTGTTCGAGATCCGGGTCGCCCGCACGCCGTTGGGCGTGGCGGGGATGCTCGCCCGCGACGGTTACCTCCTGACGCGCCGCACGGCGAAGCGTGCGGTGCTGGCGTACGAGGAGCGCCGTCGGAGCCCGGGACCGGGTGAGGGCTGA